A single window of Kitasatospora sp. HUAS MG31 DNA harbors:
- a CDS encoding HAD-IIA family hydrolase gives MADRKPIESWLTDMDGVLIHEGTPIPGAKEFLRKLRESGKPFLVLTNNSIYTPRDLSARLAGMGLEVPEECIWTSALATAKFLKGQRPGGTAYVIGEAGLTTALYQAGYVLTDKDPDYVVLGETRTYSFEALTKAIRLINAGARFICTNPDETGPSTEGVLPATGSVAALITKATGVDPYFVGKPNPLMMREALNSAGAHSETAAMIGDRMDTDVVSGMEAGMETILVLTGLTAPEDVERFPYRPTRVVKSVADLIDEV, from the coding sequence GTGGCAGACCGCAAGCCCATCGAGTCCTGGCTGACCGACATGGACGGGGTCCTCATCCACGAGGGCACGCCGATCCCGGGGGCGAAGGAGTTCCTCCGGAAGCTCCGGGAGTCCGGCAAGCCGTTCCTGGTGCTCACCAACAACTCGATCTACACCCCGCGCGACCTCAGCGCCCGGCTGGCCGGGATGGGCCTGGAGGTGCCGGAGGAGTGCATCTGGACCTCCGCGCTGGCCACTGCCAAGTTCCTCAAGGGCCAGCGCCCCGGCGGCACCGCGTACGTCATCGGCGAGGCGGGCCTGACCACCGCGCTGTACCAGGCCGGGTACGTGCTGACCGACAAGGACCCGGACTACGTGGTCCTCGGCGAGACCCGCACGTACAGCTTCGAGGCGCTGACCAAGGCGATCCGGCTGATCAACGCGGGCGCCCGGTTCATCTGCACCAACCCGGACGAGACCGGCCCGTCCACCGAGGGCGTGCTGCCGGCTACCGGCTCGGTCGCGGCGCTGATCACCAAGGCCACCGGGGTGGACCCGTACTTCGTCGGCAAGCCCAACCCGCTGATGATGCGCGAGGCGCTGAACTCGGCCGGCGCGCACTCGGAGACCGCGGCCATGATCGGCGACCGGATGGACACCGACGTGGTCTCCGGCATGGAGGCCGGCATGGAGACGATCCTGGTGCTCACCGGCCTGACCGCCCCGGAGGACGTGGAGCGATTCCCGTACCGGCCGACCCGGGTGGTCAAGTCGG